Proteins encoded in a region of the Pyxidicoccus trucidator genome:
- a CDS encoding metallophosphoesterase family protein, whose amino-acid sequence MKRVGLMGAVLALLVAGCLRPAENRAVRDSKVGRAQGGGLSLEVEDGLAAVRSLAAGELMLWGNAPAFIARATLAADAPADWVLTVRNAMPDAELTAEVEGGELLAVEALPQALPTVKMWRVSLRAGATARLTVAPPDWQTREPFRFAALADVQEALPRVGDIYERMRRDDSLRFILFAGDLTEGGSREELLEFQERLEAGSRIPLYATLGNHETFAKDAEEYSTLVGRGSQSFTFRGVRFSVVDSSNGTLDPGVEEQLETWLAASRDGVHVVAMHVPPQDPVGLRGGGFASRGEAAGLVGKMAREGVDLTLYGHIHSYYSFTNAGIPAFISGGGGAIPETFDGVGRHYLAVDMDASEGLREASLIRVD is encoded by the coding sequence GTGAAGCGTGTGGGGTTGATGGGCGCGGTGCTGGCGCTGCTCGTGGCCGGCTGCCTGCGGCCGGCGGAGAACCGCGCGGTGCGCGACTCGAAGGTGGGCCGCGCGCAGGGCGGCGGCTTGTCGCTGGAGGTGGAGGACGGGCTCGCCGCGGTGCGCAGCCTGGCGGCGGGGGAGCTGATGTTGTGGGGCAACGCGCCGGCCTTCATCGCGCGCGCCACGCTCGCGGCGGACGCGCCCGCGGACTGGGTGCTCACGGTGCGCAACGCCATGCCGGACGCGGAGCTGACCGCCGAGGTGGAGGGCGGCGAGCTCCTGGCCGTGGAGGCCCTGCCCCAGGCGCTGCCCACGGTGAAGATGTGGCGGGTGTCCCTGCGCGCGGGCGCGACGGCGCGGCTCACCGTGGCGCCGCCGGACTGGCAGACGCGCGAGCCCTTCCGCTTCGCCGCGCTGGCGGACGTGCAGGAGGCGCTGCCGCGCGTGGGCGACATCTACGAGCGGATGCGCCGGGACGACTCGCTGCGCTTCATCCTCTTCGCCGGAGACCTGACGGAGGGCGGCAGCCGCGAGGAGCTGCTGGAGTTCCAGGAGCGGCTGGAGGCAGGCTCGAGGATTCCGCTCTACGCCACGCTGGGCAACCACGAGACGTTCGCCAAGGACGCCGAGGAGTACAGCACGCTGGTGGGCCGGGGCAGCCAGAGCTTCACCTTCCGGGGCGTGCGCTTCTCGGTGGTGGACTCCAGCAACGGCACGCTGGACCCGGGAGTGGAGGAGCAACTGGAGACGTGGCTGGCGGCCTCGCGGGACGGAGTGCACGTGGTGGCGATGCACGTGCCGCCGCAGGACCCGGTGGGGCTGCGAGGCGGCGGCTTCGCGAGCCGGGGCGAGGCGGCGGGGCTCGTGGGGAAGATGGCGCGCGAGGGCGTGGACCTCACGCTGTACGGCCACATCCACTCCTACTACTCGTTCACCAACGCGGGCATCCCCGCGTTCATCTCCGGAGGCGGCGGGGCGATTCCGGAGACGTTCGACGGCGTGGGGCGCCACTACCTCGCGGTGGACATGGACGCGAGCGAGGGGCTGCGCGAGGCGTCGTTGATCCGCGTGGACTGA
- a CDS encoding imm11 family protein — protein sequence MERDYYAVEIGDVPQWSLDTPAPVSGGEIEEPWMFVEGRRVAEPGPLKTKPFHAGEERTFSVANADRLPIAKEQVAHIFRELAPDDVQLFPVEIEGTTERYYIVNATRRFECIDEVNCREVQKYPSDGAMPERTGEYRAISGLRIDTAKVEGARVFRPMGWEVALIVSKEVKEAIERIGNTGVFFNPVAGPRVPNGG from the coding sequence ATGGAGCGTGATTACTACGCTGTGGAGATCGGGGACGTGCCGCAGTGGAGTCTTGATACCCCCGCTCCAGTATCGGGTGGTGAAATAGAGGAGCCGTGGATGTTTGTGGAAGGGAGACGGGTGGCAGAGCCGGGGCCACTCAAGACGAAGCCCTTTCATGCTGGCGAGGAGCGCACCTTTTCGGTGGCAAATGCAGACCGCTTGCCTATCGCCAAAGAGCAGGTCGCACATATCTTCCGGGAGCTGGCTCCTGATGACGTGCAGCTGTTCCCGGTAGAAATCGAGGGGACGACTGAGCGGTACTACATTGTGAATGCGACCAGGCGCTTCGAGTGCATTGACGAAGTAAATTGTCGAGAGGTCCAGAAGTATCCTTCAGACGGTGCCATGCCCGAGCGGACGGGCGAGTATCGTGCAATCTCAGGCTTGCGGATCGACACAGCGAAGGTTGAAGGGGCTCGTGTTTTTCGGCCGATGGGGTGGGAAGTGGCCCTGATTGTCTCCAAGGAGGTGAAGGAGGCGATTGAGCGAATTGGAAACACAGGCGTTTTCTTCAATCCTGTGGCCGGGCCGCGCGTGCCAAACGGAGGATAG
- a CDS encoding serine/threonine-protein kinase produces MAEPSPQQFGKYVLLSKIAAGGMAVTYRARMTGAAGVTKPCVIKQILPHFVDDTDFVEMFISEARVVASMSHSNIAQVFDFGEVDGQYFIAMELVQGQPLSKVLRRAQKAGMGMFPEALALHIASKLCDGLDYAHRHVGEDGVEMGLVHRDVSPDNVLISYEGEVKVIDFGIAKATSLVEAKTSPGTLKGKYPYFSPEQAQGRQDLDARTDVYAAGVVLYEMVCGKRPYEGEFVSVLPRIITGDCLPPSAINPTVTEELESIISHSMAIDRDTRYQTAKELSESLVELLYRDNPRFTPTLLSQLMAFLFAEELAAEGRKAPEISPAFKEQLAMWQTANAEPSQGRARPLSSNSQRASSPGIRKPGSDGGRPGSEGGRRPTTSNPSIRRVTSAGNMRRVTNPNMPRSEGGPRRPGTSERSAPPVPELPDEPSTDAGTGPIGIVPTLAAPRDTPVETPALGDLDTPDTESGASRPTDVRGGSAYPGSVDEVRQKLAREEAARVAKSQQQVRTLSIYVFGTAAILLVIGLVYNFIFKAEVSPGQAQDDITTLWVTSKPSGAQVKLNGREIAGKTPLMVEGVIVGAANTLVLTLPGHLAWTKRFTPTSKMVEPVNAELQSASAPETTTPVPVAAAATDAGEAQAAVTADGGALVALVPDTKPAEDTGETKPMDAALRTMHEVDYPTRLLVLRPRYNAVPIPQYATTSIDLNPAAAYSVWTEGTASFAEGRRTASGTLAYFAEGDLPPDASFGLLSASTRTIKGVRRLHVFAVDDNGPEDNNGTIRVNLRQSAYIPPRSLTFEAKEHAVQLKPEHQVVLRGLNPRSTYLFTVRDDFAELRATANSRVRQVLCVERGPEAGSVRATHRLLETGKRYQVTGTEDLRCTFPDANVDDNSGAIEVDVVDVTVMSRKERAEALKGSRRSER; encoded by the coding sequence GTGGCGGAACCCAGCCCCCAGCAATTCGGCAAATACGTCCTGCTTTCGAAGATTGCCGCGGGCGGCATGGCAGTCACCTACCGCGCCCGGATGACCGGAGCGGCAGGCGTCACCAAGCCGTGCGTCATCAAGCAGATCCTCCCGCACTTCGTCGATGACACCGACTTCGTCGAGATGTTCATCAGCGAGGCGCGGGTCGTCGCGAGCATGAGCCACAGCAACATCGCCCAGGTCTTCGACTTCGGCGAAGTGGACGGCCAGTACTTCATCGCGATGGAGCTGGTGCAGGGCCAGCCCCTGTCCAAGGTGCTCCGCCGCGCGCAGAAGGCGGGCATGGGCATGTTCCCGGAGGCGCTCGCCCTCCACATCGCCAGCAAGCTGTGTGACGGCCTGGACTACGCGCACCGCCACGTGGGCGAGGACGGCGTGGAGATGGGCCTCGTCCACCGCGACGTGTCGCCCGACAACGTCCTCATCTCCTACGAGGGCGAGGTCAAGGTCATCGACTTCGGCATCGCCAAGGCCACCAGCCTCGTCGAGGCGAAGACGTCCCCTGGCACCCTCAAGGGGAAGTACCCGTACTTCTCCCCCGAGCAGGCCCAGGGCCGGCAGGACCTGGACGCGCGCACGGACGTGTACGCCGCCGGCGTCGTCCTCTACGAGATGGTGTGCGGCAAGCGGCCCTACGAAGGCGAGTTCGTCTCCGTGCTGCCCCGCATCATCACCGGCGACTGCCTGCCCCCCTCGGCCATCAACCCCACGGTGACCGAGGAGCTGGAGTCCATCATCTCCCACTCGATGGCCATCGACCGCGACACGCGGTACCAGACGGCCAAGGAGCTGAGTGAGTCGCTGGTGGAGCTGCTCTACCGCGACAACCCGCGCTTCACGCCCACGCTGCTGTCGCAGCTCATGGCCTTCCTCTTCGCCGAGGAGCTGGCCGCCGAGGGCCGCAAGGCGCCTGAAATCTCGCCCGCCTTCAAGGAACAGCTGGCCATGTGGCAGACGGCCAACGCGGAGCCCTCGCAGGGCCGCGCCCGTCCCCTCTCCAGCAACTCGCAGCGCGCCTCCAGCCCCGGCATCCGCAAGCCCGGGAGCGACGGCGGCCGCCCCGGCAGCGAGGGCGGGCGCCGGCCCACCACCAGCAACCCGAGCATCCGCCGCGTCACCAGCGCCGGAAACATGCGGCGGGTGACCAACCCCAACATGCCCCGCTCGGAGGGCGGCCCCCGCCGGCCTGGCACCTCCGAGCGCTCCGCCCCGCCCGTGCCGGAGCTGCCCGACGAGCCGAGCACCGACGCCGGCACAGGGCCAATAGGCATCGTGCCCACGCTGGCCGCGCCGCGCGACACCCCGGTGGAGACGCCCGCGCTCGGCGACCTGGACACTCCGGACACGGAGTCCGGCGCCTCGCGCCCCACCGACGTGCGAGGGGGCAGCGCGTACCCCGGCTCCGTGGACGAGGTCCGCCAGAAGCTGGCCCGCGAGGAGGCCGCGCGCGTCGCGAAGAGTCAGCAGCAGGTCCGCACGCTGAGCATCTACGTCTTCGGGACGGCCGCCATCCTTCTCGTCATCGGCCTGGTCTACAACTTCATCTTCAAGGCGGAGGTCTCCCCCGGCCAGGCGCAGGACGACATCACCACCCTGTGGGTGACGTCCAAGCCCTCTGGCGCCCAGGTGAAGCTCAATGGCCGGGAAATCGCCGGCAAGACGCCGCTCATGGTGGAGGGAGTCATCGTCGGCGCGGCCAACACCCTGGTGCTGACGCTGCCCGGCCACCTGGCCTGGACGAAGCGCTTCACTCCGACTTCCAAGATGGTGGAGCCGGTGAACGCGGAGCTGCAGTCGGCCTCCGCGCCGGAGACGACGACGCCCGTCCCGGTGGCCGCCGCCGCCACGGACGCTGGCGAGGCCCAGGCCGCGGTGACGGCGGACGGCGGCGCCCTGGTGGCGCTCGTTCCGGACACGAAGCCCGCCGAGGACACGGGTGAGACGAAGCCGATGGACGCGGCCCTCCGCACCATGCACGAGGTGGACTACCCCACCCGCCTGCTGGTGCTGCGGCCCCGGTACAACGCCGTGCCCATCCCCCAGTACGCCACGACCAGCATCGACCTGAACCCCGCCGCCGCGTACTCGGTGTGGACGGAGGGCACCGCGTCGTTCGCCGAGGGCCGGCGCACCGCGTCCGGGACGCTGGCCTACTTCGCCGAGGGCGACCTGCCCCCGGACGCCAGCTTCGGCCTGCTGAGCGCGTCCACCCGCACCATCAAGGGCGTCCGCCGGCTGCACGTGTTCGCGGTGGACGACAACGGGCCTGAGGACAACAACGGCACCATCCGCGTCAACCTCCGCCAGTCCGCCTACATACCGCCGCGCTCCCTCACCTTCGAAGCGAAGGAGCACGCGGTGCAGCTCAAGCCGGAGCACCAGGTGGTGCTGCGCGGCCTCAACCCGCGCTCCACCTACCTGTTCACCGTGCGTGACGACTTCGCGGAATTGCGCGCCACCGCCAACAGCCGCGTGCGCCAGGTGCTGTGCGTGGAGCGCGGACCCGAGGCCGGCTCCGTGCGCGCCACCCACCGCCTGCTGGAGACGGGCAAGCGCTACCAGGTCACCGGCACCGAGGACCTGCGCTGCACCTTCCCCGACGCCAATGTGGACGACAACTCGGGCGCCATCGAAGTGGACGTCGTCGACGTGACGGTCATGTCCCGCAAGGAGCGCGCCGAGGCCCTCAAGGGCTCGCGTCGCTCCGAGCGGTAG
- a CDS encoding zinc-dependent alcohol dehydrogenase, whose translation MRALCWNGINDLRVETVGDPGIVNPHDVVLKVTMSTTCGSDLHFIDGYIPTMRAGDVIGHEFMGEVVDVGRDVKKVKKGDRVVVPSFICCGSCWYCQHDLYSLCDNTNPKAELQEPVFGYPTAGIYGYTHAFGGYAGAHAQYVRVPHADTDCFQVPEGLRDEQVIFLSDAVPTGYMGADFCNIHPGDTVAVWGCGGVGLMAQKSAFLLGAQRVIGIDRFPERLKMAREQVGAETLNYEEVDSVLEVLKELTGGRGPDACIDAVGMEAHGTGVEYAYDRAKQALHLHSDRGDALRQAILACRKGGTLSILGVYGVMDKFPIGVILNKGLTVRTAQQHGQKYLPRLLEHVTKGELDPSFLATHRLPLEDAPRGYELFKKKQDGCVRAVFLPN comes from the coding sequence ATGCGAGCACTCTGCTGGAACGGAATCAACGACCTGCGCGTGGAGACAGTGGGAGACCCGGGCATCGTCAACCCGCATGACGTCGTCCTGAAGGTGACGATGTCCACGACGTGTGGCTCGGACCTGCACTTCATCGACGGGTACATCCCGACGATGCGCGCGGGCGACGTCATCGGCCACGAGTTCATGGGCGAAGTCGTCGACGTGGGCCGCGACGTGAAGAAGGTGAAGAAGGGGGACCGCGTCGTCGTGCCCTCCTTCATCTGTTGCGGCAGCTGCTGGTACTGCCAGCACGACCTCTACTCGCTCTGCGACAACACCAACCCGAAGGCGGAGCTGCAGGAGCCGGTGTTCGGCTACCCGACGGCCGGCATCTACGGGTACACGCATGCCTTCGGGGGCTACGCGGGGGCGCATGCGCAGTACGTCCGGGTGCCGCACGCGGACACGGACTGCTTCCAGGTGCCGGAGGGGCTGCGGGACGAGCAGGTCATCTTCCTCTCCGACGCGGTACCCACCGGATACATGGGCGCGGACTTCTGCAACATCCACCCGGGCGACACCGTGGCGGTGTGGGGCTGCGGCGGCGTGGGGCTGATGGCGCAGAAGAGCGCCTTCCTGCTGGGTGCCCAGCGGGTGATTGGCATCGACCGCTTCCCCGAGCGGCTGAAGATGGCGCGCGAGCAGGTGGGCGCGGAGACCCTCAACTACGAGGAGGTGGACAGCGTCCTGGAGGTGCTGAAGGAGCTGACGGGTGGGCGCGGCCCTGATGCGTGCATCGACGCGGTGGGGATGGAGGCGCACGGCACGGGCGTGGAGTACGCGTATGACCGGGCGAAGCAGGCGCTGCACCTGCACTCGGACCGAGGCGACGCGCTGAGGCAGGCCATCCTCGCGTGCCGCAAGGGTGGGACGCTGTCGATTCTGGGCGTCTACGGGGTGATGGATAAGTTCCCCATCGGCGTCATCCTGAACAAGGGGCTCACGGTCCGTACCGCGCAGCAGCACGGGCAGAAGTACCTGCCGCGCCTGCTGGAGCACGTGACGAAGGGTGAGCTGGACCCGTCGTTCCTCGCGACGCACCGGCTCCCGCTGGAGGACGCGCCGCGCGGGTACGAGCTGTTCAAGAAGAAGCAGGATGGGTGCGTGCGGGCGGTGTTCCTGCCCAACTGA
- a CDS encoding SRPBCC family protein — MADKPLESSTPSSRSARGAQPPSGGSAEWEWHDIETTERHASAEVRRTYDLDDGRRMKQLASAMLGGALLSLGLKSRSLGGLAVALAGGGLIYQGALGRTLARRVPGIEGFRSLRTLGRRRSVEAGAGTGRAVLERSITIQKPGHELYRAWRVAENLSKVMGHFAEVTTVGPDLQHWKVRGPLGRSFEWDSHIVEEHPGEFLRWESMPGAELPNEGQVRFRPAPADWGTVVTLRLRFSPPGGALGDAAMKLLGQVPTALAHTALRRFKSLVETGEIATTRPNPAAREGGYSY; from the coding sequence ATGGCCGACAAACCCCTGGAGTCATCGACTCCCAGCTCGCGGAGCGCGCGAGGAGCCCAGCCCCCCAGCGGCGGCTCCGCTGAATGGGAGTGGCACGACATCGAGACAACGGAACGGCACGCTTCGGCGGAGGTCCGCCGGACGTATGACCTGGACGACGGACGCCGCATGAAGCAGCTGGCCTCCGCCATGCTGGGCGGGGCGCTGCTGAGCCTGGGCCTCAAGAGTCGCTCGCTCGGAGGCCTGGCGGTGGCGCTCGCGGGAGGCGGGCTCATCTATCAGGGCGCGCTCGGGCGCACGCTGGCTCGCCGGGTGCCCGGTATCGAGGGATTCCGAAGCCTCCGGACCCTCGGGAGGCGCAGGAGCGTGGAGGCAGGCGCGGGGACGGGCCGCGCGGTGCTGGAGCGCTCCATCACCATCCAGAAGCCCGGTCACGAGCTGTACCGCGCCTGGCGCGTGGCCGAGAACCTGTCGAAGGTCATGGGCCACTTCGCCGAGGTCACCACCGTGGGGCCGGACCTCCAGCACTGGAAGGTGCGGGGCCCGCTCGGCCGGAGCTTCGAGTGGGACTCGCACATCGTCGAGGAGCACCCCGGCGAGTTCCTGCGCTGGGAGTCGATGCCGGGCGCGGAGCTGCCCAACGAGGGCCAGGTGCGCTTCCGCCCCGCTCCCGCGGACTGGGGCACGGTGGTGACGCTGCGCCTCCGCTTCAGCCCGCCGGGCGGCGCGCTCGGTGACGCGGCGATGAAGCTCCTGGGGCAGGTGCCCACCGCGCTCGCGCACACGGCGCTCAGGCGGTTCAAGAGCCTCGTGGAGACGGGCGAAATCGCCACCACCCGGCCCAACCCCGCCGCTCGCGAGGGCGGCTACTCCTATTGA
- a CDS encoding DUF2381 family protein has translation MRKILSGGYALLLLLGASVAAAREPEAVVRNIYLSDHPDDTASQVYVAGQIATVLRFEKTCDAQGTKLLGWEGRFEQPVIGGKSVLLVPLQNLEPEDRLPLLVKFTDGAEVPFIVTAREGRGDQQVNVFPDRKTSKAVHAALSDALVRERGLREENDRFRKEETSPDHALAALLVSDSTKQTPFIEHQKWVLRDGEVEVVVRVYSGKAKAAVVFHIKNQESERQWSLMEARLSTTSSGEARPFALRMDRASIAPGSSGRFAVVADKSAFKSDGGFTNLVLELFRHDGLQQGYVLLDHRLARE, from the coding sequence ATGAGGAAAATCCTATCCGGCGGGTATGCCCTGCTTCTTCTCCTGGGGGCGTCCGTTGCGGCGGCCAGGGAGCCAGAAGCTGTCGTCCGGAACATCTATCTCTCGGACCACCCGGACGACACTGCGTCCCAGGTGTACGTCGCCGGTCAGATTGCGACCGTCCTTCGCTTCGAGAAGACCTGTGATGCACAGGGGACGAAGCTGCTGGGATGGGAGGGGCGGTTCGAGCAGCCAGTCATCGGTGGCAAATCGGTGCTCCTGGTGCCGCTCCAGAACCTCGAGCCTGAAGACCGTCTGCCGCTCCTGGTGAAGTTCACGGATGGGGCAGAAGTGCCGTTCATCGTGACTGCACGGGAGGGTCGCGGGGACCAGCAGGTGAACGTGTTCCCTGACCGCAAGACCTCGAAGGCGGTGCATGCGGCCCTGTCTGATGCGCTCGTGCGAGAGCGGGGCCTCAGGGAGGAGAACGACCGATTCCGCAAGGAGGAGACCTCGCCTGACCATGCTTTGGCCGCATTGCTGGTCAGTGACTCCACCAAACAGACCCCGTTCATCGAGCATCAGAAGTGGGTGCTCAGGGATGGCGAGGTGGAGGTGGTCGTCCGCGTCTACTCGGGCAAGGCAAAAGCCGCCGTCGTGTTCCACATCAAGAACCAGGAGTCGGAACGACAGTGGAGCCTCATGGAGGCTCGCCTGTCGACGACCTCCTCTGGCGAGGCGAGGCCGTTTGCCCTGCGCATGGATCGGGCCTCGATTGCTCCCGGCTCATCCGGACGTTTTGCCGTTGTCGCGGACAAGAGTGCCTTCAAGTCGGATGGCGGCTTCACCAACCTCGTGTTGGAGCTCTTCCGCCATGACGGACTTCAGCAGGGGTACGTTCTGCTGGATCACCGCCTTGCGCGTGAGTAA
- a CDS encoding trypsin-like serine peptidase produces MQDAPLATARQGSICGPTEDWSDVEPWASAWGGNSGNFVLRSQRAVALIRHRVTGVAQCTGSLIAENILLTAGHCFSSTADALNYEVVFDYQVDTASTPRTTTVVQIAEGLEDSTGGFDFAVVRLASNAGNTFGSLRLGDRLPTGSELLRIIQHPRGLMKKHHQGSYSSRALNGSLHYVDVDTDGGSSGSPVLSTYGDMVAVHTNGGCTSAGGTNSGTSMVDIYDNSTVIPALVHFETGGNTTSLGRITMSTSTQSCTRGGNWHDMVNGCGLRLNVGDVVTVNCTTNGQSGRWLDGFFASGATLSFSAWSDTNATATFTYTGTGVRVFCNFID; encoded by the coding sequence GTGCAAGACGCACCCCTGGCGACCGCCAGGCAGGGCTCCATCTGCGGCCCCACGGAGGACTGGTCCGACGTGGAGCCCTGGGCGAGTGCGTGGGGCGGCAACTCGGGCAACTTCGTGCTGCGCTCGCAGCGGGCGGTGGCGCTCATCCGCCACCGTGTCACTGGCGTGGCCCAGTGCACCGGCTCCCTGATTGCGGAGAACATCCTCCTGACGGCTGGCCACTGCTTCTCGTCCACGGCCGACGCGCTGAACTACGAGGTGGTGTTCGACTATCAGGTCGACACGGCCAGCACTCCGCGCACGACCACGGTCGTCCAGATTGCCGAGGGACTCGAGGACTCCACCGGCGGCTTCGACTTCGCGGTGGTCCGCCTGGCCAGCAACGCGGGCAACACCTTCGGCAGCCTGCGACTCGGGGACCGGCTCCCGACGGGAAGCGAGCTGCTTCGCATCATCCAGCACCCGCGCGGGCTCATGAAGAAGCATCACCAGGGCAGCTACTCGTCGCGGGCGCTCAATGGCTCGCTCCACTACGTTGACGTCGACACGGATGGTGGCTCCTCCGGCTCCCCCGTGCTGTCGACCTACGGAGACATGGTGGCGGTCCACACCAACGGCGGCTGCACCAGCGCCGGAGGGACCAACTCGGGCACGTCGATGGTGGACATCTATGACAACTCGACCGTCATCCCCGCGCTCGTCCACTTCGAGACGGGCGGCAACACCACCTCGCTGGGGCGCATCACGATGAGCACCTCCACCCAGTCATGCACGCGCGGGGGCAACTGGCACGACATGGTGAATGGCTGTGGCCTGCGTCTCAACGTCGGAGACGTGGTGACGGTGAACTGCACCACCAACGGGCAGTCCGGGCGGTGGCTTGACGGCTTCTTCGCCAGTGGCGCCACCCTGAGCTTCAGCGCCTGGAGCGACACGAACGCCACCGCGACCTTCACGTACACGGGCACGGGCGTGCGGGTGTTCTGCAACTTCATCGACTGA